The DNA segment CTCCTCCGGCGAGAGCCGCAGGTCCGGGACCCCGCGCTTGAGCGTCTTGATGTAGCAGCGGGTGTCGGTGCGGTTCACCAGCGAGGTGAGCACCACCCCGTCGCCGTGGTCGTCGAGCAGCGCGACCGACCAGGACAGTCGGCCGCCCACCTCGCCGAAGGCGTCGTAGCGGAGCACCGCGACCCGACGCAGCGACTCGTCGACGTCCGTGCGGAACGCCTCGAACTCGCGGTGCAGCCGGCCGACCTCGGTGCGGAGCCGCTCCATCTCGGCGGTCTGGCGGGAGACGGCGACGAGGAAGGAGCTGTGCTCGGCGTCGCCCTGGAGCACGGAACACGTCTTCTGCAGGCGGCGGAACCTGACGTGCGCCGAGACCGCCACCAGTACCGCGAGCCCGGACGTCCCCGCCGCGACCAGGCTCACGGGATCACTCACGTTCTCCAGGCTAGGCCCCACACCTAGGGTGATCCGGAATCGGCACGCGAGCGATGTGAGGGGGATCGGGGTGCGCAGCCTCCGACGCGCGTGCGGCTTTCTCGTCGCCGTGCTCGTGCTCCTCGGGCTGACGCTCGGTCTCACCCACGCCCTGGCCCGGGACCCGCTCGCCGCACCCGTCGCGCACGCGGCGACCACACCCGAGCGGGCGCTGTTCCCCCGGGGAGCTCCGGCGCCGGACGTGATCTTCGTCGGCGTCCCGGGTCTGCGGTGGTCGGACGTCCAGGGAGAAGTCCCGACCCCGGCGCTGTGGCTGCTCGCGCGCGAGTCCTCGCTCGGCACGCTCGCGATCCGGACGGTCGAGCCGACCGCGTGCGCCCTCGACGGCTGGCTGACGCTCAACTCGGGCGCCCGCGCCGTCGGCCCCCGCCCGGACGGGGCGTGCGCACCGGTGCCGGCCCCACGGGGGGCCGGCACGCGCGCTGCCGTCCCCGGCTGGGCCGAGCTGGTGGCCCCCAACGCCGACCACTCCTACGACCCGGTCTGGGGGACGCTCGCCCGGGCCCGCCCGGGTGCGGTCCCCCCGCCGCCGGCGGAGCGCTGCGCCGTCGGGCCCGGCGCCGCGATCGCCCTGACCGACGCCGCCGGCGCGGTGCGCGGCACCTACGCCGCCGACTTCGCCGACCTGCCCCGCAAGGCCTGCGGTGAACTCCTCCTCGTCGACGCCGGTCCCCTGCCCCTCGGCCCGCCGCGCCTGTCCGCGCTGCAACGGGTGGACGAGCTGATCGCACAGATCCGCGCCGAGGTCCCCGACAGTGCGCTGATCGTGGCGGGCATCGGCGACAGCGACCAGGACGAGCCCCACCTGACGGCGATCATGGTCGAGGCGGGCGCGGACAGCCTCCGTGGACTGCGGCGCGGATGGTTGCGCAGCGACAGCACGCGCCGGACCGGCACGGTCACGATCACCGACCTGACGCCGACCCTGATCGGCGACGCGATCCCGGCCGACCTCGACGGGCACCGACTGCAGTACCGGCCGCGGATCGAGAGCACCCCGGCCGCCGTGCGCGAGCTCGAGGAACGCGACATCGCCGCGCGCGTGGTGAGCGACATGTTCGTGTGGTTCTTCGCGGTGCTGATCGCTGGTCAGGTGCTGCTGTACCTGGCGGTCGGCCTCGCGCGCCGGTCCGGGGCGTCCCGCGGCTCCTGCGCGCGCGTGCTGCGCGGCGTCGGCCTGACGTTCGGTGCGGTGCCGGCGGCCGCCGTCCTGGCGAACCTGTTGCCGTGGCGGGCCGCGGAGCACCCCGCCGCCACGCTGTGGGCGCTGATCGCCGGAGGTGCCGCGGCGATCGCCGCGACGGCCGCCGGCGGGCCGTGGCGCCGGGCCCCCTACGGCGCGGCGACGGCGGTCGCGGTCATCACGACGGCCGCCTTCGGTCTCGACGTGATGTTCGGTTCGCGACTGCAGATGAACAACCCCTTCGGTCTGTCGGCCCTGATCGCCGGCCGGTTCTACGGCTTCGGGAACATCGCCTTCGCGGTGTTCGCCGTGTGCGCGCTCGTGACGGCCGCGGGCGGCGCGGCGGCCCTGGTCCGGCGCGGCCGCCCCGAGACCGCCGGGGTCCTCGTCCTCGCCGTCGGTGCCGTGGCGGCGCTGGTCGACGGCTGGCCGCGCTTCGGCGCCGACTTCGGCGGCGTGATCTCCCTCGTCCCCGGGGTGGCGCTGCTCGCCGCCGGGGTGGCCGGGATCCGCGTGACCGTCGCGCGGGCGTTCGCCGTCGGCGCGCTGGCGGTCGCGCTCGCCGTCGGGATCGCCGTCCTGGACTGGCGGCGCGGTGCCGGCTCCCGCTCGCACCTGGGCTCGTTCGTCCAGGACGTCCTCGACGGCAACGGCCTGGACGTCATCGGCCGCAAGCTCGACGCCAACCTCGGGCTGCTCGTCGACGCCCCGATCATCGTCGTCGCCGCAGTTCCCCTCACCGTGCTCGCGGTGCTGACCCTGGTGCGGCCGACGGCGCTGGGCCTCGGCGGTCTTGCCCGCGCCCAGGCGGCCGACCCGGTCCTGCGCCCGCTGCTGCTCGCCTGCCTGACCACCGCGCTGATCGGCTTCGCCGTCAACGACTCGGGGGTGATCGTCCCGGCGGTGGCCCTGATTGCAGCCGGCCCGCTGCTGGTCACCATCTGGGCGAACCTGTGGGTCCGCGAACGGACCTGAGTCCGGTCAGTGCCCCTGGTTGCGCCCCCGGTAGCGCACCAGTGCCCGTTGGACGTGGAGGTACTGGCGGAACCGGTGCAGCCGGCCGCGCCAGTCCTTGCCGGTGACGCGGTGGTGGAGGTCGCACTCGACCTCGTGGACGCGGAACCCCGCGCGCAGCAGATCGATCGTCAGCGCCGTCTCGACGCCGAACCCCCGCGCGAGCGGGCGGGCCGCCTCGAAGGCGGGCCGCGTCAGGCACCGCTGGCCGGACAGCGGCTGGACCGGACGGAAACCGGTGGCGCGCTCGATCCCCGCCCGCGCGGCGCGGACGACGAACCCGTGCCCGCCGCCGGCCGTGCGCTGCGGCGGGAGGGTCGCGATCGTCATGTCGGCGACGCCGTCGGCCACCGGCGGGACGAGCACGGTGGCCGCGGCCGCGGTGCCCTCGAGATCGGCGTCGAGGAAGAGCAGCAGCCGGGGGTCGTGCGGGTCGTCCAGCCCGCCGACGGCGGCCGCGCCGGTCTCCATCGCCGCGGCCTTGCCCCGGTTGCGGGAGTGCGAGATCACCCGCGCCCCCGCGGCGGCGGCCACGGCGGCGGTGTCGTCGCTCGACCCGTCGTCGACCACGAGCACCAGGTCGACGCCGGGGATCTGCGCGGCGGCCCGCACCGTGGTCGCGACCCGCGCGGACTCGTCCTTGGCGGGGATGACGACCGCGACCGCCGGCACGGCGGCTAGCGGATCGTGAGCTGCCGGCTGGCGAGCCCGTCGCGGGCGCGGCGCTCGACCGCCGTCAGCGGCTCCGTGTTGGCGAGCGCTTCGTCGAGGCGGGCCTGGAACGCAGTGACGCCGGCCTCGAACTCCTCGGCCGGAGCGCCCTTCGGCACCTCCCAGACCGGGGCGAGCAGGCCGTGGCAGCGGAAGGCGCCGACGTACCTCGTGCCGTCACCGATCGCGTCCACGCGGGCCGCGTGGAGCCGGGCGAGCGCGTTGAGCAGCGGGTACTCGTCGTGGGGCATGACCCAGCGGACCCACGCCCGCTCACCCTCGTCGCTCCAGTACGCGGCCGGGACCGAGGTCAGGCGCGCGGTCGGCGGGGCGGCGCTGTTCGCCTGCTCCAGCGACTGCTTGACCTCCTCGGTCATCTCGTCCGGGTTCTCGACCCAGAACTCGAAGCCGTCGTGAACGGTGATCTCCAGCGGCACCGCCGGGTCGACGAGCTTCTGCAGCGGCGGGGTGTCCGGGGTGATGCCGACGTCGGTCGGCGTCGCGCCCGGCTCGATGTTGAGCGCGGCGAGCAGCGCGGCGGCCACCTGGCGGCTCGCGTCGCCGGCCGAGACCTGCGTCTGCAGCGCGACGAGGACGCTGCCGTCCGAGCGCGTCAGGCACGGCAGCGCCAGCGGCAGCACGGTGCACGCGGTGACGGTGCGGTCGGCGTACTCGCCGGTCAGCTTCAGCTGCGCGGTCGCGGCCGGGACGATCTCCCGCATCGCAACCAGGTCGCACTCGGAGGCCAGGCCCTCGAAGGGGCGCAGGACGAAGGATTCGCGTTCGGCGGCGCGGCGCGCGCGGGAGGCCTTACTCATGGGGCAAGACCCTAACGGTCGCCCGGGGTGTTGATCACCGCGCGGCGAAGACCTGCTCGCGTACGGCCCGCGGCCGGTCGGTCGTGATCGTGTCCACGCCCGCCGCGAGGCAGCGCGCAACGTCCTCGGGCTCGTTCACCGTCCACACGTTGACCCGGTGCCCGCGGGCGTGCGCGCGGGCGACGTAGCCCGGGTCGGTGCGCACGATGTCCTTGCTGATGCCCGCCCAGCCGACGCCGTCCGGCAGCGAGCCGTCGCGGTAGCGGCGGGGCAGCCGGGCCATCAGGTGGACGAGGTCGAGTTCCGGAGTCAGCCGGCGCATCCGGCGGCTCGCCACCTCGGCGAAGCTCATGACGCGCACGGCGGGCCGGCCGTCGGGGTGCACGATGCGCCGGTCCAGCCCGAACTCGGTGAGCAACTCGGCCAGCCGGGCCTCGACCCGGCCGCCGTAGCGGGTCGGGTGCTTGATCTCGATCAGCAGGCCGACCGGGCGCCCGGCGTCGGCGACGAGCTCGAGCAGCTCGCGCAAGGTCGTCAGGCGCGTGGCCTCGGGATCGGCGTCCACCGGCGGCGCGACGGGGCGGCCGCCGCGGTACCGGTCGACGGGACGCCACGGCCGCCGGGCGCCGAAGCGCACGGCGCGCAGCTCCTCGAGCGTCATCGTGGACACGATCCCCCGCTGCCCGGAGACGAACTCCAGCCGACGGTCGTGCAGGCAGACCAGGTGGCCGTCGGCGGTCAGGCGGATGTCGCACTCGAGGGCGTCGGCCCCGTCCGCGATCGCCTGCCGGAACGCGCCGAAGGTGTGCTCGTACACGCCCTCGCGGGACCCGCGGTGGCCGACGATCTCCGGCAGCGCCATGCCCTCATGGTGCACCGCGCGCCGCCCGCGTGCGGACCAAAGATCACGCTCGGTCCGACCTGAGGGGACGTCAGCTCGGCTGGGACCGGAGAAACCGCCCGAAGTGGGGCACGGTGAAGGCGACCGAACCCCGCTCGCCGGCGAAGATCAGGCCCTTCTTGATCAGGCCGTCCCGCGCCGGGGACAGGCTCGACGGCTTCCGGCCGAGGTGTTCGGCGACCTCCGCCGTCGGGACCGGCCCGTCGTCGCTCGCCTGGCCCAGCGCCGCCATCGCCCGCATGTAGTCCCGCTCGGCGGGGGTGGCCCGCTCGTAGCGGCTGCCGAAGAAGCCGACCGCGAGCTCGGCCTCGGCCTCGGGCGCCGCGACCCGGACGTCGTCGGCGGTGATCGGCGAGGCCGGCGCGGCGTCCCAGGCGACCTTGCCGTACGCCTGGACGAAGTACGGGTAGCCGTCCGAGAGCTCGTAGAGGACCTTGAGGGCGTCCTCGTCGAACTCGACGTCCTCCGCGGCGGCGGGCGCCCGGAGCGCGCGGTCGGCCGCGGCGCGGTCCAGCCGGTCGATGCGGACGTACCGGAACAGTCGCTCCGAGTAGGACTTCGAGGCCGAGAGCACCGCGGGCAGGTGCGGCAGGCCCGCCCCGACCACGATGAGGGGCGCCCCCGACTGGGACAGCTCGTGGCACGCCCCGCACAACGCCGAGACGTCGGCCGGGCCGAGGTCCTGCATCTCGTCGAGGAACAGCGCGATCCCGGAGCCGACGTCGGTCGCGACCGAGGCCGCGTCGGTGAGCAGCTCCGTCAGGTCGATCTCGATGTCGCCGGAGTCGGCGCGGCCGCGGGCGGCGGGGACGTCGATGCCCGGGTCCCAGGCCCGGGCGCTGGCCCGGCCCCGCTTGGCCGGGCTGACCTCCGCGTCGCGGAGCGCGAACGCCTTCAGCACGCCGAGGAACGCCTCGACCCGCTCGGGATCCCGGTGGCGGGGCGCGAGCTCGCGCACGGCCATGTGGAGCGCCCCGGCGATGGGGCGGCGCAGCGACTGGTCCGGGCGGGCCTCGATCTTGCCCGTCCCCCACAGCCGGCCGATCGCGGCCGACCGCAGGGCGTTGAGCAGCACGGTCTTGCCGACCCCGCGCAGCCCGGTGAGCACCATGCTCCGTTCGGGCCGCCCGCGGGCGACCCGCTCGAGCACCACGTCGAAGTCGGCGAGCTCCCGGTCGCGGCCGGCGAGCTCGGGCGGCCGCTGACCCGCCCCCGGGGCGTACGGGTTCCGGACGGGATCCATGCCTACGACGGTATGGCGCTCTCTAGCGAAATCCGTAGATCGCCGTATCGAAGGCTCGAGCGTGTCGCCCCTCGGCTCGAGACGAGCACACCTTTATCTACGGGAGTCTTCGAATTCCGCTAGACGGGTCATCTCTGCCGAGAGAGTCCGGCTCACCTCGCGGTCAGTAGACGTGCGGGGTCTCGCCCGAGTCGCTCACCATCGGCCGGCCCGCCGTCGCCCAGGCGAGCATGCCGCCGGCGACGTTGGTCGCCGACCGGCCGTTCTGCTGCAGATAGGCCGTGACCTGCGCAGATCGGCCGCCGCTCTTGCAGATCACGTAGATCTCGCCGTCGGCCGGGATCTCGCCGAGGCGCTCCGGAACGCTGTTCATGGGGATGTGGACGGCGCTCTCGGCGTGGCCGGCGGCCCATTCGACGGGCTCGCGCACGTCGAGCAGATAGGCGTCGGCCGGGATGCCGGAGATCTCGATCTCGGGTACTTGTGAGGGCATGTCGGCATTCTTCCGCCGCCCGTCGAGGGCGCCCGCGGCCGGGCCGCCCCGGCTTTGCCTGTTCTTGGAACTTTCCGCCCGGAACCGGCGGAACCGGACACCGTCACTCCGCGTCTCAGGTCCCATGCGGTACGTCAACGTGCTCGCCGCCGCGGCAGCTGTCGTGGTCGGATTCACCGGCTCCCTCACGGCAGCGCACGCGCTGTCGCTCCCGGAGCCCGCGCCGATCCCGGGCCTGCTCGAGATCATTCCGGCCGCCGAGCCGGCCGCCGAGACCGTGCTGACGGTGACGTACCAGGCCGACGAGAAGGCCGCTCCGGTCGTCATGCAGCTGACGTGCGACCCGACCGGCGGGGACCACCCCCGCGCGGCCGAGGCGTGCGCGGCGCTGGCGAAGGCCGAGCAGAACGCCACCAACCCGTTCGCGAAGCCCGAGCCCGACCAGATCTGCACCTACATCTACGGGGGCCCGCAGACGGCCCGCGTCGTCGGGAGCTGGAACGGCACGGGCGTGGACGCGTCGTTCTCGCGGGCCAACGGGTGCGAGATCTCCCGCTGGGACGCGATCGAGCCGGTCCTGTCTCCGACCGCTCCGGCGGCCGCTGCGGCAGCGGCAGCGGCGAAGAAGAAGTAGCACCGCACAACACAAGACTTCGGCACGCGTCTCGGACCCGGTTCGTGGGGGGCTGGACCGGGGCGCGCGCCGAGGAACGGGACCGGGCAGTCCCGTGCACGGGGGATGGGTAAGACGCAACTCGGGGGAACGACGGCGGCGTAGGTCCACGGACCTGCGCCGCCTTCCCGTTTGTTCGCCGACGGGACGTTGGTCCCGACCGGTCCCGACGGTGCCGACCCTGCTCCGGTCGCCGCGGAGGGCCGCGCTGTGCGGACGTTTCGCGGTGGTTGGGCCCGGTCCGCGTGGCTCTGCGCACCGGTCTCGAGGGCCGAATCCGCGCCGAGGTCTCACGTCTGACGTTGGTCCCGCCGATGGGGTCGTTAGTCCCCCCACCCCCCGGCGGTGATCCCGTGCAGTTCGTTCCGACCCCCACCTCGCGGCGCGCGCCGCGGGTCGCCCTCGCGGTCGCGCTGGGTGTCAGCGCCTTCGGCCTGAGCGGCCTGACGCCGGCGTCCGCCGTCGGCGCGGGCGAGCCCGCCCCGCCGGGACCGGTGGTCGACGCGCCGACCGACGTCGAGGCGACGCCCATCCCGGGGCAGTGGATCGTGACGACCGAGAACGCCTCCGGGACCAAGGCCGCCAAGGCCGCAGCCGACGAGCTCGGCGCAGACGTCGGCAAGACGTTCTCCAAGGCCGCGCGGGGCTTCGTCGCCGAGATGTCGGCCGAGGCCGCCGCCGAACTCGCGGAGGAACCGAGCGTCGTGGCCGTCGAGCCCGACTACCTGGTGCGCGTGGCCGGTACGCAGTCGCCGACCCCGAGCTGGGGCCTGGACCGCATCGACCAGAAGTCGCTCCCCCTCAACAGCAGCTACACCTATGGCGCCACGGGTCAGGGCGTCGACGCCTACGTCCTCGACACCGGCCTGCGCGCCAGCCACACCGACTTCGCCGGCCGCGTCGCGCCCGGCTGGACCTCGATCAACGACGGCCGCGGCACCAACGACTGCGACGGCCACGGCACCCACGTCGCCGGCACCATCGGCGGCACCAAGTACGGCGTGGCCAAGCAGGTCACGATCGTCCCGGTGCGCGTCATGAACTGCGACGGCGTCGGCAGCACCTCGGGGATCATCGCCGGCCTCGACTGGGTCGTCGCGCAGATGCAGTCCCGCGGCCGTCCCGCCGTCGCCAACCTCAGCCTCGGTGGCTCACCGTCCACGTCGCTGGACTCCGCGGTCAACCGCGCCATCAAGGCCGGCGTGAACGTCGTGGTCGCCGCGGGCAACGACAGCCGCGACGCCTGCGGCGAGTCGCCCGCCCGCGTCCCGAACGCGCTGACGATCGGCGCGACCACCAAGACCGACGCCCGGGCGAGCTTCTCCAACTACGGCTCGTGCGTCGACCTGTGGGCGCCGGGCGACCGGATCGTCTCCGCGATCAACTCCGGCGACAGCGCCTCCGCGACCTACTCCGGCACGTCGATGGCGGCACCCCACGTCGCCGGCGCGGTGGCGCTGTACCTGCAGGGTGCGCCGACCGCCACCCCGGCGCAGGTCACCAACGCGCTTGTCGGCAACTCGATCCTGAACGTGCTGAGCGGCCTGCTCGGCTCGACGAACCGCCTGCTCCGCACCGTGCTCGCCGCGGATGCCCCGCCGACCGCGCCGGTCACGACGACGCCGGGCACGACGCCGGGTGAGCCGACGCCCACGCCCGCGCCCGTCGACAGCAAGACCGCCACCAAGATCACGCTCAAGGCCGACAGCGCGAAGATCCGCTACGGCAGCCAGGTCACGCTGCGCGGGACGCTGACCGACGGCGCGGGCCGCCGCCTCGGCGGACTCCCGGTCGTGATCCGCGCCGACGGTCGCGCGATCGGCACGGTCACCTCCAAGTCGGACGGCAGCTTCGCCGGCCGGGTCCGCCCGAGCCGCACGATGGCCTACACCGCCGGCTTCGACGGCAACGCCACGTACGCGGCGAGCGCGAGCGCCCCAGTGGCCGTGAAGGTCGCGACCTCCCTGCGGGCCCAGATCAAGAAGAAGCCGAACCGCCCCGGCAAGCTCACGGTCGTCGGGATCGCCGAGCCGAAGACCGCCGGCCTGAAGCTGCAGCTCCAGCTGCGCGGGACCTCCGGCTGGAAGACCGTGAGCTCCGCCCGTACCAACTCCAAGGGCAAGGCCACCTTCAAGGTCGTGCTGACGAAGCGTCAGACCTACGCGCTGCGCATCTACACCAAGGGCGCCGGGGCGCTGGTCCAGGGCTCGACCCCGACGTTCAAGGTCCGGACGCGCTGACCTGGGCTCGGGGGACCACCCGGGCGACAACTCGAGTGACGCAGCGTCACTTCAGCAGTCGGGAGAGCCGCCGGTCCGCCAGCGGCTTCCCGCCGGTCTGACAGGTCGCGCAGTACTGGAGCGAGGAGTCGGCGAAGGACACCTCGCGGACGGTGTCCCCGCACACGGGACAGGGCTGACCGGTCCGGGCGTGCACGCGCAGGCCGGCTTTCTTCTCCCGCTTGAGCTGACTCGTCTCCAGGCCGTCGGAGCGGGCGATCGCGTCGGCGAGCGTCTCCCGGATCACCGCGTGCAGCGCCGCGACGCCCTCCGGGTCGAGGGAGTTCGCGGGCTTGAACGGGGAGAGCCGCGCGGCGTGCAGCACCTCGTCGGAGTAGGCGTTGCCGATGCCCGCGATCACGGACTGGTCGCGCAGGACGCCCTTGATCTGGGAGCGCCCGGCGGCGGCGAGCAGCTCGCCGAGCTTCTCGGGCGTGAAGTCCTCCGCCAGCGGGTCCGGACCGAGCCGGGCGACGCCCGGCACCTCGGCGGGGTCGCGGACGCAGTAGGCGGCCAGGCCCTTCTTCGTCCCCGCCTCGGTGAGGTCGAAGCCGTACGCGCTGCCGGGCGGGTCTCCGTCGCGCTCCCCGAGGTGGATCCGCAGCGCGAGCGGCCCCTTACCGGGCTTGGGCGGCGCGGGCGGAAGGTTGGCCCGCCACTGCAGCCAGCCGGCGCGAGCCAGGTGGACGATCAGGTGCAGTTCACCGCCGACCTCGACGTCGAGGAACTTGCCGTGCCGCGCCACCGAGGTGACGAACATGCCGGCGAGAGCGGTGAACGGCGGGTCGTAGGTCTTCAGGACGCTGATCGCGGCCACGTCGACCCGCACCACGGCGCGGCCGACGGCCTCCTCGGTCAGCAGCCGACGGAGGGACTCGACCTCAGGCAGCTCGGGCACGCGCCCAGTCTGCAAGAACTCGGCCGGATCCGCCGCCCCGCGCACCTGACCAACCGCCGACCCAGCACCCCCGACCCAGCACCCCCGACCCAGCACCGCGTGAAAAAAGGGTGACACCCCTTACTGCGCAGTAAGGGGTGTCACCCTTTGTTGACATCGCACGGCAGGTCGACCCGGGGGACACCCCCGGTCGACCTTGCGGGGTCGACCTTGCGGGGTCGGTCAGGAAGCGGCCAGGTCGGCGCAGGCGAGCTTCGGCGGCTTCGCCTCGTCCTTCTTGGCGCCGGCGGCGCGCTTGAGGTGGATGACGACCGACTTGGCCTCTGGCCCGGCCTTGACCGGGTTGGTCGTCTCGCCCTTGCCCTTGCCGTTCTTGTTGACGGTCACGGGCAGGTGCAGCTCGTTCGGCGGCATGTCGCCACCGCCCGGCGTGTACTGGTAGTGGGCGCCACCCGGGTCCGCCGCGTCGCACGAGTCGGCGTGGACGTGGGCGACGTACTTCGCCTTCGGGTCGAGGTTGGTCGCGGAGAGCGAGACCTCGGTGCCCGAGGCGGAGAGCACCATCTCGGCGGTGCCGCCGATCTTCTTCGTGCCCTTCGGGGCGCCGTCGAGCTTGGCGAAGGTGCCGGAGAAGGTGCCGTCCGAGATCTCGGGGCTCTCGGCGGTCGCGTCGTCGTCGTCATCGCCTCCACAGCCGGCCAGCACCAGGGCCACGGCGATGGGAAGCGCTGCGAGGTGGATCTTCATGTGGGGGTGTTCCTCTCGGCGGGTTGGTCAGGGCGCGCGTCCTGCCGAGCCCAGGTTTTGCCCCGCACCGCCCGATTTCAACGCTGGCGCGCCGGTTGTGGCCGGGTTGTGTCCTTGAGAGCTCCCTGAGGGCCCGGACCAACCCGGGCCGGCTCGGCCGGAGACCGAGCCGAGCGGGTCAGTCGGCCCAGGTCGGAGCGGTGAGGGTGCCACGCCGGACGCTGACCAGGAGGCGCTGCTTCGCGTCCTTG comes from the Sporichthya brevicatena genome and includes:
- a CDS encoding SSI family serine proteinase inhibitor, with the protein product MRYVNVLAAAAAVVVGFTGSLTAAHALSLPEPAPIPGLLEIIPAAEPAAETVLTVTYQADEKAAPVVMQLTCDPTGGDHPRAAEACAALAKAEQNATNPFAKPEPDQICTYIYGGPQTARVVGSWNGTGVDASFSRANGCEISRWDAIEPVLSPTAPAAAAAAAAAKKK
- a CDS encoding S8 family peptidase; this translates as MQFVPTPTSRRAPRVALAVALGVSAFGLSGLTPASAVGAGEPAPPGPVVDAPTDVEATPIPGQWIVTTENASGTKAAKAAADELGADVGKTFSKAARGFVAEMSAEAAAELAEEPSVVAVEPDYLVRVAGTQSPTPSWGLDRIDQKSLPLNSSYTYGATGQGVDAYVLDTGLRASHTDFAGRVAPGWTSINDGRGTNDCDGHGTHVAGTIGGTKYGVAKQVTIVPVRVMNCDGVGSTSGIIAGLDWVVAQMQSRGRPAVANLSLGGSPSTSLDSAVNRAIKAGVNVVVAAGNDSRDACGESPARVPNALTIGATTKTDARASFSNYGSCVDLWAPGDRIVSAINSGDSASATYSGTSMAAPHVAGAVALYLQGAPTATPAQVTNALVGNSILNVLSGLLGSTNRLLRTVLAADAPPTAPVTTTPGTTPGEPTPTPAPVDSKTATKITLKADSAKIRYGSQVTLRGTLTDGAGRRLGGLPVVIRADGRAIGTVTSKSDGSFAGRVRPSRTMAYTAGFDGNATYAASASAPVAVKVATSLRAQIKKKPNRPGKLTVVGIAEPKTAGLKLQLQLRGTSGWKTVSSARTNSKGKATFKVVLTKRQTYALRIYTKGAGALVQGSTPTFKVRTR
- a CDS encoding glycerophosphodiester phosphodiesterase, whose protein sequence is MALPEIVGHRGSREGVYEHTFGAFRQAIADGADALECDIRLTADGHLVCLHDRRLEFVSGQRGIVSTMTLEELRAVRFGARRPWRPVDRYRGGRPVAPPVDADPEATRLTTLRELLELVADAGRPVGLLIEIKHPTRYGGRVEARLAELLTEFGLDRRIVHPDGRPAVRVMSFAEVASRRMRRLTPELDLVHLMARLPRRYRDGSLPDGVGWAGISKDIVRTDPGYVARAHARGHRVNVWTVNEPEDVARCLAAGVDTITTDRPRAVREQVFAAR
- a CDS encoding Fpg/Nei family DNA glycosylase, translated to MPELPEVESLRRLLTEEAVGRAVVRVDVAAISVLKTYDPPFTALAGMFVTSVARHGKFLDVEVGGELHLIVHLARAGWLQWRANLPPAPPKPGKGPLALRIHLGERDGDPPGSAYGFDLTEAGTKKGLAAYCVRDPAEVPGVARLGPDPLAEDFTPEKLGELLAAAGRSQIKGVLRDQSVIAGIGNAYSDEVLHAARLSPFKPANSLDPEGVAALHAVIRETLADAIARSDGLETSQLKREKKAGLRVHARTGQPCPVCGDTVREVSFADSSLQYCATCQTGGKPLADRRLSRLLK
- a CDS encoding DUF4446 family protein codes for the protein MSDPVSLVAAGTSGLAVLVAVSAHVRFRRLQKTCSVLQGDAEHSSFLVAVSRQTAEMERLRTEVGRLHREFEAFRTDVDESLRRVAVLRYDAFGEVGGRLSWSVALLDDHGDGVVLTSLVNRTDTRCYIKTLKRGVPDLRLSPEEISVVDAALRPATRSGAVRIPNPARGAAQPSR
- a CDS encoding glycosyltransferase family 2 protein, with the protein product MPAVAVVIPAKDESARVATTVRAAAQIPGVDLVLVVDDGSSDDTAAVAAAAGARVISHSRNRGKAAAMETGAAAVGGLDDPHDPRLLLFLDADLEGTAAAATVLVPPVADGVADMTIATLPPQRTAGGGHGFVVRAARAGIERATGFRPVQPLSGQRCLTRPAFEAARPLARGFGVETALTIDLLRAGFRVHEVECDLHHRVTGKDWRGRLHRFRQYLHVQRALVRYRGRNQGH
- a CDS encoding rhodanese-like domain-containing protein encodes the protein MPSQVPEIEISGIPADAYLLDVREPVEWAAGHAESAVHIPMNSVPERLGEIPADGEIYVICKSGGRSAQVTAYLQQNGRSATNVAGGMLAWATAGRPMVSDSGETPHVY
- a CDS encoding ATP-binding protein — encoded protein: MDPVRNPYAPGAGQRPPELAGRDRELADFDVVLERVARGRPERSMVLTGLRGVGKTVLLNALRSAAIGRLWGTGKIEARPDQSLRRPIAGALHMAVRELAPRHRDPERVEAFLGVLKAFALRDAEVSPAKRGRASARAWDPGIDVPAARGRADSGDIEIDLTELLTDAASVATDVGSGIALFLDEMQDLGPADVSALCGACHELSQSGAPLIVVGAGLPHLPAVLSASKSYSERLFRYVRIDRLDRAAADRALRAPAAAEDVEFDEDALKVLYELSDGYPYFVQAYGKVAWDAAPASPITADDVRVAAPEAEAELAVGFFGSRYERATPAERDYMRAMAALGQASDDGPVPTAEVAEHLGRKPSSLSPARDGLIKKGLIFAGERGSVAFTVPHFGRFLRSQPS
- a CDS encoding DUF5926 family protein, whose translation is MSKASRARRAAERESFVLRPFEGLASECDLVAMREIVPAATAQLKLTGEYADRTVTACTVLPLALPCLTRSDGSVLVALQTQVSAGDASRQVAAALLAALNIEPGATPTDVGITPDTPPLQKLVDPAVPLEITVHDGFEFWVENPDEMTEEVKQSLEQANSAAPPTARLTSVPAAYWSDEGERAWVRWVMPHDEYPLLNALARLHAARVDAIGDGTRYVGAFRCHGLLAPVWEVPKGAPAEEFEAGVTAFQARLDEALANTEPLTAVERRARDGLASRQLTIR